In the genome of Erigeron canadensis isolate Cc75 unplaced genomic scaffold, C_canadensis_v1 Conyza_canadensis_unscaffolded:181, whole genome shotgun sequence, one region contains:
- the LOC122584264 gene encoding dentin sialophosphoprotein-like: MYGMSNLLGYMVTVLGSSNTKVSYSKETGSTECLTGSTDSDSDDSESSENASANDSDDDSSDDSDSSDDGNDEGVADSSDGSAAATETDTDESASVADSPRNERRTKLVHDVSAASESDHSHQSFVQEGAALHRERRSKACHAVPAISDSAHSVHDAHSHIPDRAAQIDPDVAAQNDSELRGIFDDMDDPVNRASSVSPVKRTGGADLKYTRTKRRRVAEATSVAIPDPPRPTAAVIPAVSQAQVLRPLVAPSLSYRLPSDSSLVRRVDLLETQVQQNMERALRVHYSG; the protein is encoded by the exons aTGTATGGCATGAGTAACTTActaggttacatggtgactgtccttggctcaAGTAATACGAAAGTGTCATATTCAAAGGAAAcaggaagtaccgagtgtttaacaGGAagtaccg attctgattctgatgacTCAGAAAGTTCTGAGAATGCTTCTGctaatgattctgatgatgattcgaGTGATGATTCTGATAGTTCTGATGATGGGAATGATGAAGGTGTAGCCGATAGTTCAGACGGTTCTGCTGCTGCAACcgagacagacacagatgaatCTGCAAGTGTCGCTGATTCCCCTCGGAATGAGCGTCGAACTAAGTTGGTTCATGATGTCTCTgctgcttctgaaagtgatcattcaCATCAGTCTTTTGTTCAAGAAGGTGCTGCTTTACATAGAGAGCGTCGGAGTAAGGCATGTCATGCTGTTCCTGCTATTTCTGATTCAGCTCACTCCGTTCATGATGCACATAGCCATATTCCTGACCGTGCTGctcagattgatcctgatgttgctgcTCAGAATGATTCTGAACTGCGTGGAATTTTTGACGATATGGATGATCCCGTGAACAGAgccagttcggttagtccggtgaaacgGACAGGGGGTGCTGATCTTAAGTATACCAGAACTAAGCGTAGACGTGTTGCTGAAGCTACTTCAGTAGCGattcctgatcctccaagaccaactgctgctgttaTTCCTGCTGTTTCTCAAGCACAAGTATTGCGTCCTCTGGTGGCTCCTTCCTTATCCTACAGACTTCCTTCAGATTCTTCGCTTgttcgtcgtgttgatcttctgGAGACTCAG